In Sodalis ligni, a single genomic region encodes these proteins:
- a CDS encoding UbiX family flavin prenyltransferase, which translates to MISRRIIIGISGASGFQYGVKALELLKGLDLEVHLVVSRGAEKTCRLETDYRMDEVISLADKVHPIEDLGVSIASGSFHTLGMLVAPCSMRTLAAIAHCLTDNLLTRAADVVLKERRRLVLMARETPLNLGHLRNMQQVTEMGGIIFPPVPALYHRPQTPDDIITHSVGRALDLLGIEIKNLPRWGDGDTIKTPHDEPADDSF; encoded by the coding sequence ATGATTTCACGGCGCATTATCATCGGCATCAGCGGCGCTTCCGGTTTCCAGTATGGCGTCAAAGCCCTGGAACTGCTGAAGGGTCTGGATCTGGAGGTCCATCTGGTGGTCTCCCGGGGGGCGGAGAAGACTTGCCGACTGGAAACCGATTATCGGATGGACGAAGTTATTTCACTGGCGGATAAGGTTCACCCCATCGAGGATCTCGGCGTCTCTATCGCCAGCGGCTCCTTCCACACCCTCGGTATGCTGGTTGCGCCCTGTTCCATGCGCACTTTAGCCGCCATAGCCCACTGCCTGACGGACAATCTGCTGACCCGCGCCGCCGACGTTGTGTTGAAGGAGAGACGCCGTCTGGTGTTGATGGCGCGGGAAACCCCGCTGAATCTGGGGCATTTGCGGAATATGCAGCAAGTCACGGAAATGGGCGGGATTATATTCCCTCCCGTACCGGCGCTTTATCACCGGCCGCAAACCCCGGACGATATCATTACCCACAGCGTCGGACGCGCCCTCGATTTGCTGGGGATCGAAATCAAGAATCTGCCTCGCTGGGGCGATGGCGACACCATAAAAACACCGCACGACGAACCGGCGGATGATTCATTTTAA